The Ancylobacter sp. WKF20 genome contains a region encoding:
- the exbD gene encoding TonB system transport protein ExbD — MGAKLQSTDSDDLVENHEINVTPFIDVILVLLIIFMVAAPLSTVDVAVDLPASNAAVQPRPDKPVYLTVKGDLGLALGNDDIPRPELGATLDRTTEGKRDTRIFLRADKAVAYGDLMEVMNLLRSAGYLKIALVGLEMAGAPATGAAPVPGALPGAPAAGAPAPAAPASPAAGSPAP; from the coding sequence ATGGGCGCCAAGCTCCAGAGCACGGACAGCGACGATCTCGTCGAGAACCACGAGATCAACGTCACCCCGTTCATCGACGTCATTCTGGTGCTGCTGATCATCTTCATGGTCGCGGCGCCGCTTTCCACCGTCGATGTCGCCGTGGACCTGCCGGCCTCCAATGCCGCCGTGCAGCCGCGCCCGGACAAGCCGGTCTACCTCACCGTGAAGGGCGATCTCGGCCTGGCGCTCGGCAATGACGACATTCCGCGCCCCGAACTCGGCGCCACGCTCGACCGCACGACCGAGGGCAAGCGCGACACCCGCATCTTCCTGCGCGCCGACAAGGCGGTGGCCTATGGCGATCTGATGGAGGTGATGAACCTCCTGCGCTCCGCCGGCTATCTCAAGATCGCGCTGGTCGGTCTGGAAATGGCGGGCGCGCCCGCGACCGGTGCCGCGCCGGTTCCGGGTGCCTTGCCCGGAGCACCCGCCGCAGGCGCCCCGGCTCCGGCCGCCCCAGCTTCACCCGCCGCAGGTTCACCCGCCCCATGA
- a CDS encoding ABC transporter ATP-binding protein has product MTGTMTGTTAPLLSIRNLSVTFSTSRGPFKAVDGVDLDVAEGELVAIVGESGSGKSVAMLAVMGLLPWTAKVTADQASFAGRDLLTLSARERRKIIGRDIAMIFQEPMSSLNPCFTVGFQIREAMATHLDLSRAERQKRAVELLDLVGIPEPERRLKAFPHQLSGGMSQRVMIAMALACNPKLIIADEPTTALDVTIQAQILDLLLRLQKESGVGLVLITHDMGVVAETSQRVCVQYAGQQIEMQSTRGLFADPHHPYTAALLAALPERATGRLLPSIPGVVPGLADRPVGCLFSPRCRFATETCRTVPPRRASAELGLALCHYPLKDGVPLNREPAL; this is encoded by the coding sequence ATGACGGGAACCATGACCGGAACCACCGCTCCCCTGCTCTCCATCCGCAACCTGTCGGTGACGTTTTCGACCTCGCGCGGGCCGTTCAAGGCGGTCGACGGGGTCGATCTCGACGTGGCCGAGGGCGAGCTGGTTGCCATTGTCGGCGAAAGCGGCTCGGGCAAGTCGGTCGCCATGCTGGCGGTGATGGGCCTGCTGCCCTGGACCGCCAAGGTGACCGCCGACCAGGCGAGCTTCGCCGGGCGCGACCTGCTCACCCTCTCCGCCCGCGAGCGGCGCAAGATCATCGGGCGCGACATCGCCATGATCTTTCAGGAGCCGATGTCGAGCCTCAACCCGTGCTTTACCGTCGGCTTCCAGATCCGCGAGGCGATGGCGACCCATCTCGACCTCTCCCGCGCGGAACGGCAGAAGCGGGCGGTCGAACTGCTGGACCTCGTCGGCATTCCCGAACCGGAGCGACGGCTGAAAGCCTTCCCACACCAGCTTTCCGGCGGCATGAGCCAGCGGGTGATGATCGCCATGGCGCTCGCCTGCAACCCGAAGCTCATCATCGCCGACGAGCCGACCACCGCGCTGGATGTCACCATCCAGGCGCAGATCCTCGACCTCCTGCTGCGGTTGCAGAAGGAGAGCGGCGTCGGCCTCGTGCTCATCACCCATGACATGGGCGTGGTGGCGGAGACCTCGCAGCGGGTCTGCGTGCAATATGCCGGGCAGCAGATCGAGATGCAGTCGACGCGCGGCCTGTTCGCCGACCCGCACCACCCCTATACGGCGGCGCTGCTGGCGGCGCTGCCGGAGCGGGCGACCGGGCGCCTGCTGCCTTCCATTCCCGGCGTGGTGCCGGGCCTTGCCGACCGGCCGGTGGGCTGCCTCTTCTCGCCGCGCTGCCGTTTCGCCACCGAGACCTGCCGCACCGTGCCGCCGCGGCGCGCCAGCGCGGAGCTGGGCCTCGCGCTGTGCCATTACCCGCTGAAGGACGGCGTGCCGCTCAACCGGGAGCCTGCCCTATGA
- a CDS encoding PLP-dependent transferase, with protein sequence MSTDKATTHDATLCVHPPAASMEGYASLAVPTYRASTIVYPDGEAFLRRAERGADGYTYGLHGTPTTRTLEDQLTRLQGGARTLIVPSGQAAISLVMLAVLKPGDHVLIPDNAYPPVRALCADYLEPRGIAHTVYDPMIGAGIDGLIEARTRLLWIEAPGSGSMEVPDVPALIAAARARGVLTGCDNTWATALLFKPLAHGADFACEALTKYVGGHSDLLLGSITVADIALHRQLRAMMGTLGIGVSPDDCALALRGIQTMAVRLAHVGQVAEDFARRLVGRPGVAAVLHPALPSHPGHTAYNRDFRGGSGVFSLVLDAGCEARLGAALSGLKVFAIGASWGGTHSLVAPQEIAAIRSATAWPHAGPLLRLSIGLEDPAELWDDLAALLERLSAR encoded by the coding sequence ATGAGCACCGACAAGGCCACAACGCACGACGCGACGCTCTGCGTCCACCCACCGGCCGCGTCCATGGAAGGCTATGCCAGCCTCGCCGTACCGACCTACCGCGCCTCCACCATCGTCTATCCCGATGGCGAGGCCTTCCTGCGCCGCGCGGAGCGCGGGGCGGACGGCTACACCTATGGCCTGCACGGCACGCCGACCACGCGCACGTTGGAAGACCAGCTCACCCGGCTGCAGGGCGGGGCGCGCACGCTGATCGTGCCGTCGGGACAAGCGGCGATCTCGCTGGTCATGCTCGCCGTGCTGAAGCCGGGCGATCATGTGCTGATCCCCGACAATGCCTACCCGCCGGTGCGCGCGCTCTGCGCCGACTATCTCGAACCGCGCGGCATCGCCCACACGGTCTATGACCCGATGATCGGCGCCGGTATTGACGGGCTGATCGAGGCCCGCACACGCCTTCTCTGGATCGAGGCGCCCGGCTCCGGCTCGATGGAAGTGCCGGACGTGCCGGCCCTCATCGCCGCGGCCCGCGCGCGCGGCGTGCTCACCGGCTGCGACAACACCTGGGCGACGGCGCTGCTGTTCAAGCCGCTGGCCCATGGCGCCGACTTCGCCTGCGAGGCGCTGACCAAATATGTCGGCGGCCATTCCGACCTGCTGCTCGGCTCGATCACCGTGGCCGACATCGCGCTGCACCGGCAATTGCGGGCGATGATGGGCACGCTCGGCATCGGCGTGTCGCCGGATGACTGCGCGCTGGCGCTGCGCGGCATCCAGACCATGGCCGTGCGCCTCGCCCATGTCGGGCAGGTGGCGGAGGACTTTGCCCGGCGGCTCGTCGGCCGGCCCGGCGTCGCGGCGGTGCTGCACCCGGCGCTCCCAAGCCATCCCGGCCACACGGCCTATAACCGCGATTTCAGGGGCGGTTCCGGCGTGTTCAGCCTGGTGCTGGACGCGGGCTGCGAGGCCCGGCTCGGCGCCGCGCTGTCGGGGCTGAAGGTGTTCGCGATCGGTGCCTCCTGGGGCGGCACGCATAGCCTCGTTGCCCCGCAGGAGATCGCCGCGATCCGCAGCGCGACGGCCTGGCCCCATGCCGGCCCGCTGCTGCGCCTCAGCATCGGGCTCGAAGACCCCGCCGAGCTGTGGGACGACCTCGCCGCCCTGCTGGAGCGCCTCAGCGCTAGGTGA
- a CDS encoding VOC family protein translates to MSLILYATLGVADLSRATAFYDAVLAPLGYARRDDAIEGWEGYGPDYDDGVSLWLCTPFNGAPPTAGNGTMVAFRAPDAAAVDAFHATALAQGGTDEGAPGVRPHYGPGFYVAYVRDPDGNKLACVFHRYGLEG, encoded by the coding sequence ATGTCGCTCATCCTCTACGCCACGCTCGGCGTCGCTGATCTCAGCCGCGCCACCGCCTTTTACGACGCGGTGCTCGCCCCGCTCGGCTATGCCCGCCGCGACGACGCGATCGAGGGCTGGGAAGGCTACGGGCCGGATTATGATGATGGCGTGAGCCTGTGGCTCTGCACGCCCTTCAATGGGGCGCCGCCCACCGCCGGCAACGGCACCATGGTCGCCTTCCGCGCGCCCGATGCGGCGGCGGTCGACGCATTTCACGCGACGGCGCTGGCGCAGGGCGGCACGGATGAGGGGGCGCCGGGGGTGCGGCCGCATTACGGGCCGGGCTTCTACGTCGCCTATGTGCGCGATCCCGACGGCAACAAGCTCGCCTGCGTGTTCCACCGCTATGGTCTGGAGGGCTGA
- a CDS encoding ABC-F family ATP-binding cassette domain-containing protein codes for MAPPLLLLQDTRLTFGGTPLLDGAELSVSAGERVGLVGRNGSGKSTLLKIAAGIVQADGGNRFAQPGATIRYLPQEPDLSGFKTTLAYVEAGMGPGDQEYRAQYLLNELGLTGEENPANLSGGEARRAALARVLAPEPDILLLDEPTNHLDLPAIEWLESELSSLRSALVLISHDRRFLQDLTRATVWLDRGTTRRMERGFAFFEEWRDQVLEEEERDQQKLARKIVAEEHWMRYGVTARRKRNVRRVGELAELRAKFRDHRGAVGTITMAATEAEVSGKLVMEAEHISKTYGDRVIVRDLSIRIQRGDRIGIVGPNGAGKTTLLKMLTGELAPDSGKAKMGTNIEMATLDQRRAALDPNRSVRETLTDGRGDQVFVGGNPRHVIGYMKDFLFTPEQAGTAVSKLSGGERGRLLLACALAQASNLMVLDEPTNDLDLETLDLLEEMIDDYAGTVLLVSHDRDFLDRTVTATIAYEGDGNWEVYAGGYSDMVAQRGHGVKARAAAQAAATSTAKASASAPASAAPASSGSKRKLSFKEKHALEQLPKRIAQLESDIKRLNNTLATANFYTRDPAGFQKATAELTRTQAELAKAEEEWLNLEMLREEVGG; via the coding sequence ATGGCTCCTCCTCTTCTTCTGCTTCAGGACACGCGGCTCACCTTTGGCGGCACGCCGCTGCTTGATGGCGCCGAACTTTCCGTCTCCGCCGGCGAGCGCGTCGGCCTTGTCGGGCGCAACGGCTCGGGCAAGTCGACGCTGCTCAAGATCGCCGCCGGCATCGTGCAGGCCGATGGCGGCAACCGCTTCGCCCAGCCCGGCGCGACCATCCGCTATCTGCCGCAGGAGCCGGACCTTTCCGGCTTCAAGACCACGCTCGCCTATGTCGAGGCCGGCATGGGGCCGGGCGACCAGGAATACCGTGCGCAGTACCTCTTGAACGAGCTCGGCCTCACCGGCGAGGAGAACCCGGCCAATCTCTCCGGCGGCGAGGCCCGCCGCGCCGCGCTCGCCCGCGTGCTGGCGCCCGAGCCGGACATCCTGCTGCTCGACGAGCCGACCAACCATCTCGACCTGCCGGCCATCGAATGGCTGGAGAGCGAGTTGTCCTCGCTGCGCTCGGCGCTGGTGCTCATCAGCCATGACCGCCGCTTCCTGCAGGATCTGACCCGCGCCACCGTCTGGCTCGACCGCGGCACGACGCGGCGCATGGAGCGCGGCTTCGCCTTCTTTGAGGAATGGCGCGACCAGGTGCTGGAAGAGGAAGAGCGCGACCAGCAGAAGCTCGCCCGCAAGATCGTCGCGGAAGAGCACTGGATGCGCTACGGCGTTACCGCCCGGCGCAAGCGCAATGTGCGGCGCGTCGGCGAGCTGGCGGAGCTGCGCGCGAAGTTCCGCGACCATCGCGGCGCGGTGGGTACCATCACCATGGCCGCCACCGAGGCCGAGGTCTCCGGCAAGCTGGTGATGGAGGCCGAGCACATCTCGAAGACATATGGCGATCGCGTCATCGTGCGCGACCTCTCCATCCGCATCCAGCGCGGCGACCGCATCGGCATTGTCGGGCCGAACGGCGCGGGCAAGACCACGCTGCTGAAGATGCTCACCGGCGAACTGGCCCCCGACAGCGGCAAGGCCAAGATGGGCACCAATATCGAGATGGCGACGCTCGACCAGCGCCGCGCCGCGCTCGATCCCAACCGCTCGGTGCGCGAGACGCTGACCGACGGACGCGGCGACCAGGTGTTCGTCGGCGGCAATCCTCGCCATGTCATCGGCTATATGAAGGACTTCCTGTTCACGCCGGAGCAGGCGGGCACGGCGGTCTCGAAGCTCTCGGGCGGCGAGCGCGGGCGGCTGCTGCTCGCCTGCGCGCTGGCGCAGGCCTCCAACCTCATGGTGCTGGACGAGCCGACCAACGATCTCGACCTCGAAACGCTCGACCTGCTCGAAGAGATGATCGACGACTATGCTGGCACGGTGCTGCTGGTCAGCCATGACCGCGACTTTCTCGATCGCACCGTCACCGCCACCATCGCCTATGAGGGCGACGGCAATTGGGAAGTCTATGCCGGCGGCTATTCCGACATGGTGGCGCAGCGCGGCCATGGCGTGAAGGCGCGCGCGGCGGCGCAGGCAGCCGCGACGAGCACCGCCAAGGCCTCCGCCAGCGCGCCGGCCAGCGCCGCACCCGCTTCCAGCGGCAGCAAGCGCAAGCTCTCCTTCAAGGAGAAGCACGCGCTGGAGCAGCTGCCCAAGCGCATCGCCCAGCTCGAATCCGACATCAAGCGGCTGAACAACACGCTGGCGACGGCGAATTTCTACACGCGCGACCCGGCCGGCTTCCAGAAGGCCACCGCCGAGCTCACCCGGACCCAGGCGGAACTCGCCAAGGCCGAGGAAGAGTGGCTGAATCTGGAAATGCTGCGCGAGGAAGTCGGCGGCTGA
- a CDS encoding dipeptide ABC transporter ATP-binding protein, with translation MNQIAPHEPSARDAVMEAVDLAQSYEVARGLFAKSATVKAVAGISFRLAPRSTLAVVGESGSGKSTLARMLTMIERPGAGSLLLDDVDVAEADATTLRRYRGEVQMVFQNPYGSLNPRQTVGTAIEEPLLVNTKLSSAERRARALDMMARVGLRPEHHGRYPHMFSGGQRQRIAIARALVLRPKILVLDEPVSALDVSVRAQVLNLLVELQEQLGVAYVFVSHDLGVVRHMADEVLVMYLGRVVEHGPREAIFTAPKHPYTRALLSATPVADPEAKKERIVLQGELPSPFNPPKGCPFNPRCPLVMDRCRVEMPPTERKGDQLVACWAAQ, from the coding sequence ATGAACCAGATCGCTCCCCACGAACCGAGTGCCCGCGACGCGGTGATGGAAGCCGTCGACCTCGCCCAGAGCTATGAGGTGGCGCGCGGCCTTTTCGCCAAATCCGCCACCGTGAAAGCGGTGGCCGGCATCAGCTTCCGCCTCGCCCCGCGCTCGACGCTCGCCGTGGTCGGGGAGAGCGGCTCGGGCAAGTCGACGCTCGCGCGCATGCTCACCATGATCGAGCGGCCGGGCGCCGGCTCGCTGCTGCTCGACGATGTGGATGTCGCCGAAGCGGATGCCACCACGCTGCGCCGCTACCGCGGCGAGGTGCAGATGGTGTTCCAGAATCCCTATGGCTCGCTCAACCCGCGCCAGACAGTGGGAACCGCCATCGAGGAACCGCTGCTGGTCAACACCAAGCTGTCCTCGGCCGAGCGGCGCGCCCGCGCGCTGGACATGATGGCCCGCGTCGGACTGCGGCCGGAACATCACGGGCGATACCCGCACATGTTCTCCGGCGGCCAGCGCCAGCGCATCGCCATCGCCCGCGCGCTGGTGCTGCGCCCGAAGATCCTCGTGCTGGACGAGCCGGTCTCCGCGCTCGACGTTTCCGTGCGCGCGCAGGTGCTGAACCTGCTGGTGGAGCTTCAGGAACAGCTCGGCGTCGCCTATGTGTTCGTCTCGCACGACCTCGGCGTTGTCCGCCACATGGCCGACGAGGTGCTGGTGATGTATCTCGGCCGCGTGGTCGAGCATGGCCCGCGCGAGGCCATCTTCACCGCGCCGAAGCACCCCTATACGCGGGCGCTGCTCTCGGCGACGCCGGTGGCGGACCCGGAGGCGAAGAAGGAGCGCATCGTTCTGCAGGGCGAACTCCCCTCGCCCTTCAATCCGCCCAAGGGCTGCCCCTTCAACCCGCGCTGCCCGCTGGTGATGGACCGCTGCCGGGTGGAAATGCCGCCGACCGAGCGCAAGGGCGACCAATTGGTGGCCTGCTGGGCGGCGCAGTAG
- a CDS encoding energy transducer TonB, which yields MSLMLLHGNRRQEVLRAAGWALCGVVVLAAHGGALAYMLAEPPIHAADEPAAIMIELAEMPVAPAADPVELPPGPQMVEAPEKVEEEVPPDPLAKEEDVPPPEPEPEQEPVPQVTESPAPDIEVPLPPPPPLASELTPPEKKPEPPKERPKPKPKPKEREKSEKPPAPQTSAAPSLNAAPSDRVAAPTSGSSASSSRAQADWRSRLMSHLNRHKRYPNEARANAEQGRPRVAFSIDRAGNVTSVRLAGSSGSASLDEEAVAMVRRASPLPAPPADMPGGSFSFTVPVLFNLR from the coding sequence ATGAGCCTGATGCTGCTTCATGGCAACCGTCGGCAGGAAGTACTGCGGGCGGCAGGCTGGGCCCTGTGCGGCGTCGTGGTGCTGGCCGCCCATGGCGGGGCGCTCGCCTATATGCTGGCCGAGCCGCCGATCCACGCCGCCGACGAGCCCGCCGCCATCATGATCGAGCTCGCCGAGATGCCGGTGGCGCCTGCCGCCGATCCGGTCGAGCTGCCGCCCGGCCCGCAAATGGTCGAGGCGCCCGAGAAGGTCGAGGAGGAGGTTCCCCCGGACCCGCTCGCCAAGGAAGAGGACGTGCCGCCGCCCGAGCCGGAGCCCGAACAGGAACCGGTGCCGCAGGTGACGGAGAGCCCGGCGCCCGACATCGAGGTGCCGCTGCCGCCGCCCCCGCCGCTCGCCTCCGAGCTGACACCGCCGGAGAAGAAGCCGGAGCCGCCCAAGGAGCGCCCGAAGCCCAAGCCCAAGCCGAAGGAGCGGGAGAAGAGCGAGAAGCCGCCAGCGCCGCAGACCTCGGCCGCGCCGTCGCTGAACGCCGCCCCGTCCGACCGCGTCGCCGCCCCGACCTCGGGCTCGAGCGCCTCGTCGAGCCGTGCGCAGGCGGACTGGCGCTCGCGGCTGATGTCGCATCTCAACCGGCACAAGCGCTACCCGAATGAGGCGCGCGCCAATGCCGAGCAGGGCCGCCCGCGCGTCGCCTTCTCGATCGACCGCGCCGGCAATGTGACAAGCGTGCGGCTCGCCGGCTCCTCCGGTAGCGCCAGCCTTGATGAAGAGGCGGTGGCCATGGTGCGCCGCGCCTCGCCGCTGCCGGCCCCGCCGGCGGACATGCCCGGCGGCAGCTTCAGCTTTACCGTGCCGGTGCTGTTCAACCTACGCTGA
- a CDS encoding prevent-host-death protein, translated as MTTRKVAATQFKAECLRLIDEIGASGESLTITRHGKPVAMLSPIPEAAPAGLIGARRGRVMRYVDPFGPATQAEDWAATA; from the coding sequence ATGACCACACGCAAAGTTGCCGCGACGCAATTCAAGGCGGAGTGCCTGCGGCTGATCGACGAGATCGGCGCGAGCGGGGAGAGCCTCACCATCACCCGGCATGGCAAGCCGGTGGCGATGCTCAGTCCCATCCCCGAGGCCGCGCCGGCCGGGCTGATCGGCGCGCGGCGGGGGCGGGTGATGCGCTATGTCGATCCCTTCGGGCCCGCCACACAGGCTGAGGATTGGGCCGCCACCGCGTGA
- a CDS encoding type II toxin-antitoxin system VapC family toxin gives MILLDTHVLVWALEDDPRLGPLARAALDRPSAAGAVHIAAITPWEIAMLVQKGRLALTEDVGAWLDAVLALPALQLAPLEPAIAVDSVRLPGALHPDPADRLIIATARHLRVPLLTADRAILDYGAAGHVAVLDAAR, from the coding sequence GTGATCCTCCTCGACACCCATGTGCTGGTCTGGGCGCTGGAGGATGATCCGCGCCTTGGCCCTCTGGCGCGGGCCGCCCTTGACCGTCCGAGCGCGGCGGGCGCGGTCCATATCGCCGCCATCACCCCCTGGGAGATTGCCATGCTGGTCCAGAAGGGGCGGCTGGCGCTGACCGAGGATGTGGGCGCGTGGCTCGACGCGGTGCTCGCTCTCCCGGCCCTCCAGCTCGCGCCGCTGGAACCGGCTATCGCGGTGGATAGCGTCCGTCTGCCCGGCGCGCTGCATCCCGACCCGGCGGACCGCCTCATCATCGCCACGGCGCGGCATCTGCGTGTGCCGCTGCTGACTGCCGACCGGGCGATTCTCGATTATGGTGCGGCCGGCCACGTCGCCGTCCTCGATGCCGCCCGCTAG
- the exbB gene encoding tonB-system energizer ExbB has translation MLTSRPAAPLRRVVPALLALALFSGSVIPVVAQQAAPPAPAVQPAPAAPEALVPPMPAPTTPTAAAPSASADAAAVTAPAGAPAAAPVAGEDSSVAAQLPHDLSPWGMFMAADWVVKAVMIGLAFASVVTWTVGLAKSLELMVAKARLRRALKGYLASASLDAARVVGAAGPAGAMLKVTDLELQRSGDLPAEGIKERVSISLGRIEVATGRAITRGTGVLATIGATAPFVGLFGTVWGIMNSFIGISKAQTTNLAVVAPGIAEALLATAIGLVAAIPAVVIYNHFSRQVSGYRVLMGDAAAEVLRLLSRDLDKRDAIARHSAELRHAAPHAASHGAPVSAVRVRAAAAE, from the coding sequence ATGCTGACCTCTCGCCCCGCCGCTCCGCTCCGCCGTGTCGTCCCCGCGCTTCTGGCGCTGGCGTTGTTCAGCGGATCGGTGATTCCGGTGGTGGCGCAGCAGGCCGCGCCCCCGGCGCCGGCCGTTCAGCCCGCGCCGGCCGCTCCCGAGGCGCTGGTGCCGCCCATGCCTGCTCCGACGACGCCCACCGCCGCCGCCCCCTCGGCCTCCGCCGATGCGGCTGCTGTTACGGCTCCGGCGGGTGCCCCCGCTGCCGCCCCGGTTGCCGGCGAGGACAGTTCGGTGGCCGCCCAGCTGCCGCATGACCTGTCGCCCTGGGGCATGTTCATGGCCGCCGACTGGGTGGTGAAGGCGGTGATGATCGGCCTCGCCTTCGCCTCGGTCGTCACCTGGACGGTTGGGCTCGCCAAGTCGCTGGAACTGATGGTCGCGAAGGCGCGCCTGCGCCGGGCGCTCAAGGGCTATCTCGCCAGCGCCTCGCTCGATGCCGCCCGCGTTGTCGGCGCCGCCGGCCCGGCCGGGGCGATGCTGAAGGTGACCGATCTCGAATTGCAGCGCTCCGGCGACCTGCCGGCCGAGGGCATCAAGGAGCGCGTCTCCATCTCGCTGGGCCGCATCGAGGTCGCGACCGGCCGCGCCATCACCCGTGGCACCGGCGTGCTCGCCACCATCGGCGCCACCGCCCCCTTCGTCGGCCTGTTCGGCACGGTGTGGGGCATCATGAATTCCTTCATCGGCATCTCGAAGGCGCAGACCACCAATCTCGCCGTTGTCGCGCCGGGCATTGCCGAGGCGCTGCTGGCCACCGCCATCGGCCTCGTCGCCGCCATTCCCGCCGTGGTGATCTACAACCACTTCTCCCGTCAGGTCTCCGGCTACCGCGTGTTGATGGGCGATGCGGCCGCCGAGGTGCTGCGCCTTCTCTCGCGCGACCTCGACAAGCGCGACGCCATCGCCCGCCACAGCGCCGAGCTGCGGCACGCCGCTCCTCATGCTGCGTCCCATGGCGCGCCGGTCAGCGCCGTGCGCGTGCGCGCTGCCGCCGCCGAGTGA
- a CDS encoding FAD-binding oxidoreductase has protein sequence MPADAALLATLAQRIGAAHVLTDPADMAPYLREERGLYHGQAPAVLRPGSTEEVAFVVESCARAGVPIVPQGGNTGLVGGQMPFGEVLVSLARLDRVRAVDPVDMTMTVEAGCILDTVHKAAEEVGCLFPLHIASQGSCRIGGNLSSNAGGTAVLRYGNAKDLVLGLEVVLADGRVWNGLKRLRKNNAGYDLKQLFLGTEGTLGLITAAVLKLFPQPAQRTTAFLAVSDPASALALLKRLRGEAGDALTTFELMAAFGVETVLTHMPGTVRPLTERYDWYVLAELSAPTRAFDLGALMEETLGAAMEAGEVLDAVIAASEAQAANLWRLREDMSEAQKHEGGSIKHDVSVPVSRVPEFLERALPACLAALPGLRPCPFGHVGDGNIHFNLSQPVGMEKAAFIGMWETFNRIVHDIVSDMDGSIAAEHGIGILKREELAHYADPVALDLMHRVKAALDPQGLLNPGKVLGVAR, from the coding sequence ATGCCCGCTGATGCCGCCCTTCTCGCCACCCTCGCCCAGCGTATCGGCGCCGCTCATGTGCTGACCGATCCGGCCGACATGGCGCCGTATCTGCGCGAGGAGCGCGGGCTTTATCACGGGCAGGCACCGGCGGTGCTGCGGCCGGGCTCGACCGAGGAGGTCGCCTTCGTGGTGGAATCCTGCGCGCGGGCCGGCGTGCCGATCGTGCCGCAGGGCGGCAATACCGGGCTGGTTGGCGGGCAGATGCCGTTTGGCGAGGTGCTGGTCTCGCTGGCGCGGCTCGACCGCGTGCGTGCCGTCGATCCCGTCGACATGACCATGACGGTGGAGGCCGGCTGCATCCTCGACACTGTCCACAAGGCGGCGGAGGAGGTGGGCTGCCTCTTCCCGCTGCACATCGCCTCGCAGGGCTCCTGCCGCATCGGTGGCAACCTGTCCTCCAATGCCGGCGGCACCGCCGTGCTGCGCTATGGCAATGCCAAGGATCTCGTGCTCGGTCTCGAGGTCGTGCTGGCCGATGGGCGGGTGTGGAACGGGCTGAAGCGCCTGCGCAAGAACAATGCGGGCTATGACCTCAAGCAGCTCTTTCTCGGCACCGAAGGCACGCTCGGCCTCATCACCGCTGCCGTGCTGAAGCTGTTTCCGCAGCCGGCGCAGCGCACCACCGCTTTCCTTGCGGTGTCCGATCCGGCCTCCGCGCTTGCCCTGCTCAAGCGCCTGCGCGGCGAGGCGGGGGATGCGCTCACCACCTTCGAGCTGATGGCGGCTTTCGGCGTCGAGACCGTGCTGACCCACATGCCCGGCACGGTGCGTCCGCTCACGGAGCGTTACGACTGGTATGTGCTGGCCGAACTCTCCGCCCCCACCCGCGCCTTCGATCTCGGCGCGCTGATGGAGGAGACGCTGGGCGCCGCGATGGAAGCGGGCGAGGTGCTGGACGCGGTGATCGCGGCGAGCGAGGCGCAGGCGGCCAATCTGTGGCGGCTGCGCGAGGATATGAGCGAGGCGCAGAAGCACGAAGGCGGCTCGATCAAGCACGATGTCTCCGTGCCGGTGTCGCGCGTGCCGGAGTTTCTCGAGCGCGCGCTGCCCGCCTGCCTGGCGGCGCTGCCGGGGCTGCGGCCGTGCCCGTTCGGCCATGTCGGCGATGGCAATATCCACTTCAATCTCAGCCAGCCCGTCGGCATGGAAAAGGCCGCCTTCATCGGCATGTGGGAGACCTTCAACCGCATCGTCCACGACATCGTGAGCGATATGGACGGCTCCATCGCCGCCGAGCACGGCATCGGCATCCTCAAGCGCGAGGAACTGGCGCATTACGCCGATCCGGTGGCGCTCGATCTGATGCACCGGGTCAAGGCCGCGCTGGATCCGCAGGGGTTGCTCAATCCCGGCAAGGTGCTGGGCGTCGCGCGGTAG